The sequence below is a genomic window from Macadamia integrifolia chloroplast, complete genome.
GTAACGCCATGGTAAGGCGTAAGTCATCGGTTCAAATCCGATAAGGGGCTCTTTCCACAAAACTCCAGTCTTAGCCTTCATTTTTGAGCGGAGAATAGAGATATTGTTGATATTTGTAATAAAGGAACTGCCCACTAATTAATAAGGTATACTAATAAGATAATACTAATTAAGTTAACTTAATATATAAGTTATATAGTTCTATGAACATTTGTTCATTATTTGTTCAATATAATTATAATGATATGAGAAGTCATCCATCCCTGGGAGGATGACTATGTCACTACAGACTATACTCCTATTCATTATTCAATATTTTTGGTCCTAGGACATAGATAGAATATCTACCTAATTCCAATTAGGAATCACCAAATATTCCTACTTTGTCTATTATTCCAATTAAATCAATTCTATTGTAAAATGTAAAAATTAGAAATCAACAAAAAAAAAGTAAGTGGATCTGACCCATTGAATCGTGGCTGTTTACGCTATTCTGATAATAAATATGAAAATTAGATAGAGATGTAGTAGGGGATCATTTAAAAATTTGATTTGCTTGGACTACGCAAGAATTTGTCGATATTTCCGATTGAATCCTCTTGTTCATGAATGTTCCATAGGAAGAAATTGCTATTCCCCTCCTCCACAAAGAAAGGTTTATTCCGAGTCACAACATAAGAGCCTGCCTATTTTTCAATATCTTTCTTTGACTTTCGATTCCAATTCCAGAAAAAGATAAGTTTATATATTATCTATATAATATATGATTTATATATATCAGATCGCGGCTTGGCTTCATGTACCAAATCCATATTGATGCTTCCAATATTTTTTTGTTCCGACAATGTGATGGAGAACGGATGCGAGAAAGGAACTTTCATTTCCAGTCTCCTATTATTAATATTATTTAATATAATATTGTATTGAATTTAGGGACAGGGACAAAAAAAGAGGGAATTTCCTTTTTTCTGACAAAGTAAATAGAGAAATATTCGAAATGTATTTTTTGTTTTGCTTCGACCCGTGGAAAAGATATACTATGGAATATTCACCCGAAGGAAATAAAACAAAGAAGACAATACAATAAAAAAAAAAAATTAATATGAATTTCAAATTTAATTCAAATTTATATATATATAAATATTAACTTAAGTATTAAGTAAGTTAAGATTATATATTAATCATATATTTATGATACTATATATAAAAATATATATATATATATAATTATATATATGATACTGTAGTAGTTTAGTATACATAGAAATTGGGAAAATTTCTAGAGATATTTTGTCTCAATATCACTAACAAGATTCAAGAATAAGATTAGTTGATGGAACGGTAGGGATAAGTCTGGGGAGCTATTGGTAGCGAGAGAGGGGATCATTTGTTCCTTGAACAGTTCTTTCAAGAAATTCTTCTTATTGATGAGTCATAAAACAATTCAGAGCTCAGATGGTTTTTAAGACTAGGAATAGGAAAGACTAATCGAATCGAACTCACGAATTTACCCAGGTCAGCTTAGGACCCAAGAAAGGATTTTTCTCTTCGAAACCCCTTGTATTGGAAAGTGGAGTGGACGAGGAATCATACATAAATGATCGAACTCTCATATGTCCCGAAGATGCTATTGCTATGGGGTGTTCGGAAATGGTTGAAGTAGTTGAATAGGAGGATCACTATGACTATAGCCCTTGGTAGATTTACCAAAGACGAAAAAGATTTATTTGATATTATGGATGACTGGTTGCGGAGGGACCGTTTCGTTTTTGTAGGTTGGTCCGGTCTATTGCTCTTTCCTTGTGCCTATTTCGCTTTAGGAGGTTGGTTCACAGGTACAACCTTTGTAACTTCATGGTATACCCATGGATTGGCCAGTTCCTATTTGGAAGGCTGCAATTTCTTAACCGCCGCAGTTTCTACTCCTGCTAATAGTTTAGCACACTCTTTATTGCTACTGTGGGGTCCTGAAGCACAAGGAGATTTTACTCGTTGGTGTCAATTAGGTGGTCTGTGGACTTTTGTTGCTCTCCATGGTGCTTTCGGACTAATAGGTTTCATGTTACGTCAATTCGAACTTGCTCGATCTGTTCAATTGCGACCTTATAATGCAATCGCATTTTCTGCTCCAATTGCTGTTTTTGTTTCTGTATTCCTGATTTATCCACTAGGTCAGTCTGGTTGGTTCTTTGCACCTAGTTTTGGTGTAGCAGCTATATTTCGATTCATCCTCTTCTTTCAAGGGTTTCATAATTGGACCTTAAACCCATTTCATATGATGGGAGTGGCCGGCGTATTGGGTGCTGCTCTCCTATGCGCTATTCATGGTGCTACTGTCGAAAATACTTTATTCGAAGATGGTGACGGTGCAAATACATTCCGTGCCTTTAACCCAACTCAAGCTGAAGAGACTTATTCAATGGTCACCGCTAACCGCTTTTGGTCCCAAATCTTTGGGGTTGCTTTTTCCAATAAACGTTGGTTACATTTCTTTATGTTATTTGTACCCGTAACTGGTTTATGGATGAGTGCTCTTGGAGTAGTCGGTCTGGCTCTGAACCTACGTGCCTATGACTTCGTTTCCCAGGAAATCCGTGCAGCGGAAGATCCTGAATTTGAGACTTTCTACACCAAAAATATTCTCTTAAACGAAGGTATTCGTGCTTGGATGGCGGCTCAGGATCAGCCTCATGAAAACCTTATATTCCCAGAGGAGGTTCTACCCCGTGGAAACGCTCTTTAATGGAACTTTAGCTTTAGCTGGTCGTGACCAAGAAACTACCGGTTTCGCTTGGTGGGCCGGAAATGCCCGACTTATCAATTTGTCCGGTAAATTACTCGGGGCTCACGTAGCCCATGCCGGATTAATCGTATTCTGGGCCGGAGCAATGAACCTATTTGAAGTGGCTCATTTCGTACCAGAGAAGCCCATGTATGAACAAGGATTAATTTTACTTCCCCATCTAGCTACTCTAGGGTGGGGGGTAGGCCCAGGTGGAGAAGTTATAGACACCTTTCCATACTTTGTATCTGGTGTACTTCACTTAATTTCCTCTGCAGTATTGGGCTTTGGCGGTATTTATCATGCACTTCTCGGACCTGAGACTCTGGAAGAATCTTTTCCATTCTTTGGTTATGTATGGAAAGATAGAAATAAAATGACCACAATTTTGGGTATTCACTTAATCTTGTTAGGTATAGGTGCTTTTCTTCTAGTACTCAAGGCTCTTTATTTTGGGGGTGTATATGATACCTGGGCTCCCGGGGGGGGAGATGTAAGAAAAATTACCAACTTGACCCTTAGCCCCAGTGTTATATTTGGTTATTTACTAAAATCTCCCTTTGGGGGAGAAGGATGGATTGTTAGTGTGGACGATTTAGAAGATATAATTGGAGGACATGTATGGTTAGGTTCCATTTGTATATTTGGTGGAATTTGGCACATCCTAACCAAACCCTTTGCATGGGCTCGCCGTGCACTTGTATGGTCTGGAGAAGCTTACTTGTCTTATAGTTTAGGTGCTTTAGCTGTCTTTGGTTTCATCGCTTGTTGCTTTGTCTGGTTCAATAATACCGCTTATCCTAGTGAGTTTTACGGGCCCACTGGGCCAGAAGCTTCTCAAGCTCAAGCATTTACTTTTCTAGTTAGAGACCAACGTCTGGGGGCTAACGTGGGATCCGCTCAAGGACCTACTGGTTTAGGTAAATATCTAATGCGTTCCCCCACCGGAGAGGTCATTTTTGGAGGAGAAACTATGCGTTTTTGGGATCTCCGTGCTCCCTGGTTGGAACCTCTAAGGGGTCCCAATGGTTTGGACTTGAGTAGGCTGAAAAAAGACATACAACCTTGGCAAGAACGGCGTTCCGCGGAATATATGACTCATGCTCCTTTAGGTTCTTTAAATTCCGTAGGTGGCGTAGCTACCGAGATCAATGCGGTCAATTATGTCTCTCCTAGAAGTTGGTTAGCTACCTCTCATTTTGTTCTCGGATTCTTCTTCTTTGTGGGTCATTTGTGGCATGCGGGAAGG
It includes:
- the psbD gene encoding photosystem II protein D2, encoding MTIALGRFTKDEKDLFDIMDDWLRRDRFVFVGWSGLLLFPCAYFALGGWFTGTTFVTSWYTHGLASSYLEGCNFLTAAVSTPANSLAHSLLLLWGPEAQGDFTRWCQLGGLWTFVALHGAFGLIGFMLRQFELARSVQLRPYNAIAFSAPIAVFVSVFLIYPLGQSGWFFAPSFGVAAIFRFILFFQGFHNWTLNPFHMMGVAGVLGAALLCAIHGATVENTLFEDGDGANTFRAFNPTQAEETYSMVTANRFWSQIFGVAFSNKRWLHFFMLFVPVTGLWMSALGVVGLALNLRAYDFVSQEIRAAEDPEFETFYTKNILLNEGIRAWMAAQDQPHENLIFPEEVLPRGNAL
- the psbC gene encoding photosystem II CP43 chlorophyll apoprotein, translating into MKTLYSQRRFYPVETLFNGTLALAGRDQETTGFAWWAGNARLINLSGKLLGAHVAHAGLIVFWAGAMNLFEVAHFVPEKPMYEQGLILLPHLATLGWGVGPGGEVIDTFPYFVSGVLHLISSAVLGFGGIYHALLGPETLEESFPFFGYVWKDRNKMTTILGIHLILLGIGAFLLVLKALYFGGVYDTWAPGGGDVRKITNLTLSPSVIFGYLLKSPFGGEGWIVSVDDLEDIIGGHVWLGSICIFGGIWHILTKPFAWARRALVWSGEAYLSYSLGALAVFGFIACCFVWFNNTAYPSEFYGPTGPEASQAQAFTFLVRDQRLGANVGSAQGPTGLGKYLMRSPTGEVIFGGETMRFWDLRAPWLEPLRGPNGLDLSRLKKDIQPWQERRSAEYMTHAPLGSLNSVGGVATEINAVNYVSPRSWLATSHFVLGFFFFVGHLWHAGRARAAAAGFEKGIDRDFEPVLSMTPLN